A genomic region of Rhizobium sp. NXC24 contains the following coding sequences:
- a CDS encoding amino acid ABC transporter permease, with translation MIQFSTWDILRGLLLATRWTVLLSLISFAGGGAVGAILLFLRIGKNRAARTMVKYFVELFQGTPLLMQLFLAFFGLGLFGIDVPAWLAAGVALILWSAAFLTEIWRGCVEAVAKGQWEASASLGMGYLQQMRYVILPQALRIAVPPTVGFSVQVVKGTALTSIIGFVELSKAGTVITNATFQPFTVYGFVALIYFALCWPLSKSSQILERKLNVAHRGH, from the coding sequence ATGATTCAATTCTCCACCTGGGACATTCTGCGCGGTCTGCTTCTGGCCACACGCTGGACCGTTCTGCTCTCGCTCATTTCTTTCGCCGGCGGCGGTGCTGTCGGCGCAATCTTGCTATTTCTGCGCATTGGCAAAAACCGGGCCGCGCGCACTATGGTCAAATATTTCGTCGAGCTCTTTCAAGGCACGCCGCTGCTGATGCAGCTTTTCCTGGCCTTCTTCGGCCTTGGGCTCTTCGGCATCGACGTACCGGCATGGCTGGCGGCCGGCGTTGCTCTGATCCTTTGGTCAGCCGCTTTTCTCACCGAAATCTGGCGTGGCTGCGTCGAGGCCGTGGCAAAGGGCCAATGGGAAGCCTCTGCCAGCCTTGGCATGGGCTACCTCCAGCAGATGCGCTACGTCATCCTGCCGCAGGCGCTTCGCATCGCCGTGCCGCCCACAGTCGGTTTCTCCGTGCAGGTGGTCAAGGGCACGGCTCTGACCTCGATCATCGGCTTTGTAGAGCTCTCGAAGGCCGGCACTGTCATCACCAACGCGACGTTCCAGCCGTTCACCGTCTACGGCTTCGTCGCCCTCATCTATTTCGCCCTGTGCTGGCCGCTGTCGAAGAGCAGCCAGATCCTGGAGAGGAAGCTCAATGTCGCTCATCGAGGTCACTGA
- a CDS encoding amino acid ABC transporter ATP-binding protein translates to MSLIEVTEVRKSFGANEVLKGINLDVAPGEVIAIIGKSGSGKSTLLRCINGLETIDDGAISVAGAQLLPDDLHLKALRLKVGMIFQQFNLFPHLSAGRNVMLSQMVVKKASKADAEAMARRMLDRVGLGHKFDAYPDELSGGQQQRVAIARALAMQPIALLCDEITSALDPELVSEVLAVVRELASEGMTLLMVTHEMKFARDVCSRVVFMHQGRVHEIGPPGDVFANPQTPELKQFLGLH, encoded by the coding sequence ATGTCGCTCATCGAGGTCACTGAAGTCCGCAAGAGTTTCGGTGCAAACGAAGTGCTGAAAGGCATCAACCTCGATGTCGCGCCCGGCGAAGTGATCGCCATCATCGGCAAGAGCGGCTCGGGCAAATCGACGCTGCTGCGCTGCATCAACGGGCTGGAAACGATCGATGACGGCGCAATCTCGGTCGCCGGCGCACAGCTCCTGCCCGATGATCTGCATTTGAAGGCCTTGCGGCTAAAGGTCGGCATGATCTTCCAGCAGTTCAATCTCTTTCCGCATCTGAGCGCCGGGCGGAACGTCATGCTGTCGCAGATGGTCGTCAAGAAGGCCTCCAAGGCCGATGCCGAGGCAATGGCGCGGCGCATGCTCGATCGCGTCGGCCTCGGGCACAAATTCGACGCCTATCCCGACGAACTTTCCGGCGGACAGCAGCAGCGCGTTGCCATTGCCCGGGCGCTTGCCATGCAGCCGATCGCGCTCCTTTGCGATGAGATCACCTCCGCGCTCGATCCCGAACTCGTGTCCGAGGTTCTCGCAGTCGTCCGCGAACTTGCCAGCGAAGGCATGACGCTGCTGATGGTGACACACGAAATGAAGTTCGCTCGTGACGTCTGCTCGCGCGTCGTCTTCATGCACCAGGGTCGCGTCCACGAAATCGGTCCGCCGGGCGATGTATTCGCCAATCCGCAGACCCCGGAACTCAAACAGTTTCTCGGCCTGCACTGA